The DNA region ATCGTCAGAAGCGGCCGCAGCCGCGAGGAAAAGCAATGCCCGGTCCCGTCGGGATGGTAATTGTAGGTGGACGTGCCGAAGCCGGGATATTCGTCCGGCCCCCGCGGCGTGCCCCAGCCCTCGATCCGGGCCTTCATCGTCTCGTCGAGATTGCCGCGCGCGTGGTTGCCGTAGGCGACATAGGTGAAGGTCGAGGCGAGATAGCAGACCCGCGCGTTGCGCGTCCCCTTCGGCGGCGCCACGAAGAACGGCACGATGTCCTCGGCCCCGCCCTGGCTCATCGCCACGCCGTAGACGCCGCTCTCCATCCCTTCGGGCAGCGCGATCTCCAGATCGGTCTCCCAGCCGCAATCGTGGATATCGTCCTCGTGGAAATGGATCGCGGCATATTGCCGGGGGGCGTGGGTGAACGCCATCTCGGTCCCGTCCCACCGCGATCCGCGCACCGCCCGCGCGGGCAGGTTGACGAGCCGTCCGTGCAGCCCGAGCGGCCCGGTATCGACGATGCCGGGGCTGCCCATCGCGACGCTGAAATCCCAGAACGCCCTGAGCGCGGTGCCGGGGCCCGCGTCGCGCACCCGGATATCCTCGAGCCGCCCGTTGAAGAGCATTCCGGTCGCCGACTTGCCCGGCCGCGCCGCGAGGCAGAGCCGCCCGGCATCGTCGGGGCTCCAGTCGAGCGCACCCTCGCCCGACGCCTCCTGCCCGCCATCGATCGCGGCCACCTGCAGCCGGGCATGGCCCGCCGCCCGGTCGAGCTCGACGCGCAGGTCGTACCAGACCTTGCGCTTCGGCGCGAAGCCCGCCCTGATCCCGCCGAGCGTCACGCCCCCCTCGTCGATGGCGAGGGTCCAGATGCTCTCGCCGCCGCCGTCCTGGAGGTCGAGCAGCGCGCTCGCGCTCTCGCGCAGCAGCCATGGCTGCACCCTCAGCTCGACCGTCACGCGGTCCCGGTCGAACAGCCCGCCGACCGGGGCCCAGCCCCAGCTTCCCAGCCGGACCTCCTGGTTGCGCGCGGGGAACTCCATCGGGGCGATGCCCGGCGCGTCCTCGATCCGCATCCCCATCCCCTCGGGGTTGAGGTCGGCGTTCCAGATGCGGACGATCCGGGCCGAGACTGTTCCGGCCTCGTGGCTCGAGGCCTTGAGGGCGAGCGTCTCGCCCGGACGGGCGGACAGGCGGTCGAGATAGCCGCTCAGCGGCGGCACGGCGGATGTCATGGTCTCTCCTCTTGGGACGTGTTCAGGATGGCACCGCGTCCGCGAGATCCGCAAGAGCGGTCTCCATGACGCGCAGCGCCCGGTCGAGCCGGGCCAGCAATTCCTCGACCTCCTCCGCCGTGATGACGAGCGGCGGAGAGACGAGACATGCATTGTTGAGCGGGGCGACCCCCGCCGGATAGATGACGAGCCCCTCCTCCCAGCACGCCTCGACGAAGCGACCGGTGGCGTTGAACCCGGCGGGCGGCGGCGTCCGCGTCTCGCGGTCCATCACGAACTCGAACCCCCAGAGCAGCCCCCTGCCCCGCACGTCGGCCATGTGCGGGTATCGCTGCGCCAGCGCGCGCAGGCCGTCCTCGATCTCGCGCCCGCGCGCCGCCACGTTGCCGAGCACATCGTGCCGCTCCATGAAGTCCAGCACGGCAAGGCAGGTCGCGGCCCCCAGCGGATTGCCCGAGAACGTGTGCCCGTAGGGCGAGGCCCCGCTGCCCGTCCGCAGCGCCTCCGCCACGTGCTCGCGCAGGATCACCGCGCCCATCGGCGCGTATCCCGCGCTCAGCCCCTTGGCGGTCGTCAGGATGTCGGGCACGATCCCCTCGTGGCCGCAGGCGAACCAGTCGCCCGTCCGGCCCATCCCCGTGATGACCTCGTCGGCGATCATCAGCACGTCGTGCCGGTCGCAGATCTCGCGCACGTGACGCAGGTATCCCTCGGGCGGGACCAGCGCGCCGCCCGCGGCCCCCACGATCGGCTCGAGGATCACGGCCGCCACGTTCTCGGCTCCCGCCTCGAGGATCGCGCGGTCCCAGTCGCGCGCCGCCGCCTCGCCCTGCGCCCCGGGGTCGAGCGTCCCCCAGTCCGAGCGATAGGCATAGGCCGCGGGCACCCCCGGCATCTTGTGCAGGTAGGCCCCGTAATCGGCGCGCCGCCCGTCATGACCCGACAGCGACAGCGCCCCCATCGTCATCCCGTGATAGCTCCGCTCGCGGCTGATGAACCGCGTCTTGCCCGGACGCCCCTGCTCTCTCCAGTATTGCAGCGACAGGCGCAGCGCGTGCTCGGACGCCTCCGATCCGCTGTTGACGAAGAAGACCTGCGACAGATCCCCCGGCGCGAGATCCGCAAGCCTCCGGGCCAGCTCCTCGGCGGGCGCGTTGGTGAACTGGTTGGTAAAGGCAAAGGCCACCTTGCGGGCCTGCGCCGACATCGCGTCGGCCACCTCCTCGACGCCGTGGCCGATATTGGCCGCCATCGCGCCCGAGGACCCGTCGATGTAATCCTTGCCCTCCGTATCCCACAGCCACACGCCCTTGCCGCGATCGACGACCTTGTGCCGCTTGTTCACCTGAACCTTGAGAAGCGCTGACATGGCGGACATCCGATCCCTGGTGTGAATACGTAATCACACCTTAGCCGGACGACCTGCCTCCACGTCAAGGCGCAGTTTCCGGCCGTCCCGCGCATCGCCGTGGCGCTGCCCGAAATCCGGTCAGCCCCGCGTGCTCGCGCGGCGGACGAGAGATCCCGCGACCAGTTCGACCCCCCGCGCCCCCGGCTCCGCCGCGCCCAGCACCTCGATCGCCCGCCCGATCATCGCGTCGAGCGGCTGGCGGATCGTCGTGAGATCGTAGGACGACCACGCCGCCTGCGGCACGTCGTCGAAGCCGATCACCGACAGGTCGCGGGGAATGCCGAGGCCCAGCTCGTGGCGCGCCGCGTCCATCACGCCGCAGGCGATCACGTCGTCGCCGCAGAAGATCCCGTCGATGCCCGGCACCGACCGCATCAGCATCCGCATCGCCTCCGCGCCCCAATCGTAGGTGAACGCCCCGTCGAGGCACGCCACCGGCGCGATCCCCGCCCCCTCCATGCCGAGCGCGAATCCCCGCCGCCTGTCGCGGTCGGGCGAGGACGTGGCCGATCCGCCCACATAGGCGATCCGCCGGCACCCCGTCCGGACCAGCTCGCCCACCGCCGCGCGGCCTCCCGCCACCCCGTCGCAGGCGATGGCCGGGACCCCGCCCCCTTCGGGATAGCGGTGGAGAAACACCGCCGGCACCTCGGCCGCGGCGCAGATCGCGGCCGCGCGGCTGTGCAGCTCGGCGGCGAGGATGACGATCCCCGCCAGCCGGTATCTCAGCGCATCTGGCAGAAGCTCGTCGATCTCCTGCCCCGGCGCCGCGTTGAACAGCAGCACCCTCTGCCCCTGCGCCCGCAGCCGCGCGGTCAGCGTCCCCAGCATCTGCGGAAAGAGCGGGTTCGCCACATGCCCCACCACGACCGCCACGATGTCCGACCGCCCGGTGATGAGCGATCGCGCCACCGGGTCGGGGCGGTAGCCGATCTCCTCGGCCGCGCGCAGCACCCGCTCGCGCACCTCGCCCGCGACATAGCCGTGGCCGCCCATGACGCGCGACACCGCCGCCTGGCTCACCCGCGCATGCGCGGCGACGTCTCTTTGCGTGATCCGTTTCTGCATTCCCGTTCCGCGACGATGGGGCGGGGTCCCGCGGCCCGGGGCCAGGCCGGCGCGAACGATCCTTCGACCCGGAATGTAACACGGATCGCCCCGGATCCCGAACGCGCGTTGCCGCCGCTCATCCATCCGTCCCGAGGATGCGGGCGAACCGCGCAATCCGCTCGGGCGTCGCATCCGCAAAGCCCACGACCAGCCCCCGCGCCCCGGCCTCCATGCAATAGGCCGAGAGCCGCGCGGGCCGGAACCCCCCGCGCCCCAGCGCATGGATCGCCGCCTCCTCCGACCGGCCGTCGTCGAACCGCACGGCAAGCTGCACGCCGCCATCGGGCGGGCGCACCGAAAGCCCCCCGATCGGCCCGAGCGCCTCGCAAAGCGCGCGGCCCCGCCCCTCGTAGGCGCGCGCGATGCGCCGGGCCTGCGCGCGGTAGCGTCCGCTCTCCATCATCTCGGCCAGCGCCCATTGCGCGTGCAGGTTGGCCATCAGCCCCTGGTTGCGCAGCGCCGCGCGGACCGGATCGACCAGATCCCCCGGCACGACCATCCACCCGATCCTGAGCGCGGGGGCCAGCACCTTCGAGGCCGACCCGAAATGGATCGCCTCGCCCCCGCCCGCTTCGGCCGACAGCGCCGCGATCTCGCGCCCGCGCCACAGGAACTCGCTGTCGTAATCGTCCTCGAGGATCAGCGCCCCGGTCTCGCGGGCCGTCCGCACCAGCGCCGCGCGCCGCGCATGCGACAGCCGCACGCCCGTCGGATACTGGTTCGACGGCGTCAGATAGACCAGCCGGACGTCGCGCGGGACCGCCTCGACCACGATCCCCTCGGCATCGACCGGCACGGGAACGGGCACCAGCCCCGCCCCCTCGAACGCCACCCGCGCGCCCAGATAGCCCGGATCCTCGATCGCCGCCCGCTCGCCCGGTTCGGTCATCAGCCGCGCGATCAGCGACAGGCCGCCCTGCGTGCCCGTCGTCACCACGATCCGGTCCGGCTCGGCTGCGATGCCGCGATCCGCCCTCAGCCGCTCCGAAAGGATGCGCCTCAGCGGCGCGATCCCCCAGGGCTCGGCATAGGCGAACGCGCCCCCGTGCCGCCGGCGGGCCGCGCGGCGCAGCGCCCGCGCCCATTCGTCGGCCGGAAACAGCCCCTCGTCGGGCTCTCCCGGGGCCATGACGCCCTGCGCGGGACCCGTCTCGCGGCGCGGGTTGCGCGCCATCCGCGCGCCCCGTCCCGACACCGCCCGCGGCACCATCGCCACCGCCGGGCCCGGCGCGACGGGTGCCGTGACGACGCGCGGGGCCGCACCGCGCCGCATCTCGATCGCGCCCTCCGCCCGCAGAAGGTCGTAGGCCACCGTCACCGTCGACCGTGCGAGGCCCAGCTCCCCCGCCGCCGCCCGGCTCGACGGCAGTGCGTGGCCCTGCCCCAGCCTGCCGTCGCGGATCGCCGCCAGCAGATCGCGATAAAGCTGCACGGCCAGCGGCTCCTCCCCCTCTCGGTCGGGACGGCAGATCAGCGGCAGGGAAAGTGGCTTTGTCATTTTGTCCCGAACTGGATCTTTCTGCGGACCAGTCAGGCGCCCTAACCGGTCCGCAGTCAAGCCCGAGGAGAGACGCGATGACCCCCCGCTACGCCCGCCCCCGCAAACCACAGGGATCGACCCCCGAGACCTCTGCCGTGAACGCCATCCTCGATACCGGCCTCGTCGCGCATGTGGGCTTCGTGTCCGAGGATCGCCCAATGGTCATTCCCATGGCCTATGCGCGGCGCGGATCGACACTCTATATACACGGCGCGTCCAAGGCACGGATCGCCCGGCTCGCGGGCGTGCCGGTCTGCCTCACCGTCACCATGCTGACCGGCATCGTCGCCGCGCGTTCGGGCTTCCACCATTCCGTCAATTACCGCTCGGCCGTGATCCACGGCACCGCCCGCCATGTCGAGGGGGACGAACTCGACGCCGCGCTCGACGCGATCACCGATCACCTCCTGCCCGGCCGCAGCGGCGAGATCCGCCCCATGACCGCGCAGGAGCGCAAGGCCACCGGCGTCGTCGCGATCGAGATCGAGCATGCCACCGCCAAGTCCCGCAGCGGCCCGCCCAAGGAGGATCCCGCCGATCTCGGCACCGGCAGCTGGGGGGGCGTGCTGCCCGTCGTCACCGCCCTCGGCGCGGGCGAGCGCGACGGCGACACCCCCGACGACGCGCCCGAGCCCGCCTCCCTCGCCGCCGCGCGCCGGAAATTCGCCTGAGCGCGCCCCGGCCCGATCCCGGCTCAGGGCCGCAGGTCTTCTTCGATCAGGCGCGCCACGCTTTTCGCGACGGCGAGGTTCGGCATCGGGCCGTAATACGCTCCCTGGCCTTTCACGGTGATTTCCAGAGTATCGTGGGACGTGCGGCGGAACCTCGCGCTTTGCCCGACGGTATTGGTATAGACCTTCGAGAACTGGCCCAGCTCGAGGATCCCCTCCTCGCGATCGAGGCGCTCAACCTCGCCGTCCCACCAGCCGATTGCGCATCGCGGGGTATCGTTTCGGAGAGAACAGTTCAGCAGCCGGTTCTCCTCCAGAACGCCCACGACCCTGTCCATGAGCAGGGCATTGGGCATCGCCGGGTCCACCTCGACGAACGCCCTCTTCGCCGGGGTCGGCAGGAACATGGCGCAGCCCGACAGCCCGAGGACCAGAAGCATCGGCAGAAGGGCCCGTCCGGCCCGGATCGCAACACGCATCGGTCTCCCCTTCCCTTCTCCCGTACCGACGCGCGATCGCCGCGTCGCCCGTGGCGCGATGCTACGGCTCCCCGTCGGGCACCGCCAGCCTTCCGCGACCGCCGCCCCTTGATCCCCACGCCCGCCCGGCGCAGCGTGGATTCCGCACCCGTCGGAGGAGGACCGCCCATGCCCACAATGATCGTGACCGGAGGAAGCCGGGGGATCGGCGCGGCCGTGGCCCGCCTCGCCGCCCGGCGCGGCTTCGACGTCTGCCTGGGCTATGCCCGGGATCAGGCCTCGGCCGACCGCGTCGCCGCCGACATCCGCGCCCAAGGCCGCACGGCCCTCGCCCTGCAGGTCGATACCGGCCGCGAGGACGACATCCTCCGCCTCTTCGCCGAATGCGACGCGGCGCTCGGCGCGCCCGACGTCGTGGTCAACAACGCGGGCATCACCGGCAGGCGCGGCCCCGTCTCCGAGACGACCGACGCCGATCTCAGGCGCGTGATGGAGGTCAACCTCGTCGGGGCCTTCCTCGTCGCCCGCGAGGCGATTGCCCGCATGTCGACCGCGAAGGGCGGCGCGGGCGGGTCGATCGTCAACATCTCGTCGCGCGCGGCCGAACTCGGCGGTGCGGGCGAATGGGTGCATTACGCGGCCAGCAAGGCCGGCATGGACATCATGACCAAGGGCCTCGCGCGCGAGGTCGGCCCCGAGGGGATCCGCGTCAACGCCGTGCGCCCCGGCCTCATCGACACCGAGATCCACGCCGCCGCAGGGGCTCCCGACCGCGTCGAGAAGCTGATGCCCGCCGTCCCCATGGGCCGCGCCGGCACCGCCGACGAGGTGGCCGAGGCCGTGCTCTGGCTCGTCTCCGACGCCGCCTCCTACGTCTCGGGCAGCCTCGTCGACCTCGGCGGCGGCCGCTGAGGCCTGCCGCTTGACGCGGTCGGATTTACCTGACACGCGGCAGGTATCATGACCTTCGAGCCCTCCCGCCGCATCCGCCGCTTCAACCGCGCCGTTACCTCCGCCCTCGGGCTTCTCGACGATGCCTTCCTCGGGCGGGGCCGTCCGCTCGGGGTCGCGCGGGTGCTGAACGGGATCGGCCGCGGCCATGCCCGCGTCGCCGACCTGCGCGCCTTCCTCGCGATCGACTCGGCCGCCCTCGCCCGCCATCTCCGCGCGCTCGAGGCCGAGGGCCTTCTTTCCATCGCGCCCGATCCCGTCGATGCCCGCGCCCGCATCGCCTTCCTGACCGAGGCCGGCGAGGCCGAATTCGCGGCCTACGAACGCCTGGCCGACGACCATGCCCGCACCCTGCTCGACGGGCGGCGCGACGCGGATGCCATCCTCGCCGCCATGGATCTCGTGGCGACCGCGCTCGGCCCCGCCCCCCGGATCGAGACCGTCGCCCCCGACGATCCCGACGCGATCCGCTGCCTCGACGCCTATTACGCCGATCTCGCCACGCGCCTCGGCACCGGCTACGACCCCGCGCTGGCCGGCCGGGTCGAGGTCGCGGCCCTCTCGCCGCCGATGGGGGCGTTCCTGCTGGCGCGCACCGACGACCTGCCCGTGGGCTGCGTCGCGGTGAAGGGCACGGGCGGCACGACGGGCGAGATCAAGCGCCTCTGGGTCTCGCCCTCCGCCCGCGGGCAGGGCCTCGCCCGCCGCCTGATGGAGGGGGCCGAGGATGCGGCCCGCGCGCTCGGCCTCGCCACCCTCAGGCTCGACAGCAATTCCGCCCTGACCGAGGCCGCCGCCCTCTACCGCGCCTCCGGCTGGCACGAGATCGCGCGCTACAACGACGACCCCTACCCCGATCTCTTCTTCGAAAAGTCCCTCTAGGCGTCCTCGAACGCGTCGGGCACCAGTTCCGACCAGAAGTCGCAGATCCCCTCGTGGCAGATCGGCGACATCCATCCGTGCCGCTCGAAATCGGCCCGGTCCGCGGGCGAGAGCCGCGCCATGAAGAGCCGCTTGTCGGCATCCCTCTGCGTGGGCGTGCGGGCGGCCACCAGCTCGCTCACCCGGCGCAGCCTGCGCGACCGCGCGCTCGCCTCCTGCGGGGCCGGCACCGTCTCCGCGTCCTCGGGCACGGTCCGGTAATCGTCGCGCAGCGCGGCCGCGAGATAGCGGGCCGGATGCCGCACGCCCCCCTGCCCCTCGACATAGGCGAGCTTCGTGGTCACCGCCGCCTCGCCATGCTCGCCGATCCATTGCCGCGCCAGCCGGTCGCTGATCCCGATCGCGCGCAGCCGCTCGTAGACCGGCGCGTTGCGCGTGCCCGTCCCGTCGTCGAGATCGAGAATGGCGAGCTGCGGGTTCTTCTCGATCAGGAACCGGATATCGGTGACCGCCCTGCCCCGCTTGCGCGTCTCGGGCGTCACCACGATGTTCGACGTCTTGTTGACCTCGGCCACCGCCGGCTTGATGATCTTGGCGTTGAGGTGCTTGAACGTCTCGTAATAGGCGCTGTCGTTCACGCCCATCAGCCGCCGGAACGTCTCGAGCGGCCACCACCCCGTCGATCCGGTCCTGACGAAACGATAGCAGTTCTCGTAGAGCGCGAGCGCATGGCCGCTGGTGAACCGCCGCTGGATGTTGAGGTTGATGAGCGCAAAGACCTTCGGGTCGCGCAGCTTCTCGGCCAGCGCGGGGGAATAGGCATAGCTGCACACCCCCTCCTTCAGCGTCGCGAAACTCAGCAGCGACGAGACCCCCCATTCCTGGCGGCCCTTCTCGTCGAGCATGTCCCATTCCGCGATCGTCTCGGCCAGCCCCCTCAGCGCGGTCTTCAGCGTCTCGGTATCGTTGGAATTGTAGCCCACCATCAGCGACAGCGTCTTGGCGTCGATCTGGAACACCGCCTGCTCGCCCAGCATGTCGTAGGCATTGAGCAGCAGAACGTTCGACAGCTTGCGCTGCAACAGGCTCAGCCGTCCCGACACGTGGATCGCCGCCACGTGCTTCTTCACCGCGTCCCGCCTGAGCGGTCCGGTCAACCGCTCGCGCGGGATATCCTCGATCATGTCACTGCCCTCTCGCTCCGGCATCCTGCCTGTCGAGGCCGCCCCGATTCTCCGTCGGGATCGTCTCCTCTTCACGACGAAGGGTGCCCCGAAAGGAACCCTCGTGCAATCCTCTTTCCGGGTGCCCGAGGGCGCGCGGACCCCCTCCCGTAAACGGATACCTTTGCTCCCGTCTCTGCCCTCCGGCGGCAATCGCGCCCTCCCGCAGACGGGCACCTATGCGCCCTTCCGCCCCCGCAACCGCCGTTGAGGCCTCCCCGTAAACGGGTGCCTCAGCGCCCGGCACGGTCCCGGGGATGGCCGAAAGGTGCCCGTTTGCGGGAGGGGGTCCGCGTGGAGGTGCGGTTCCCGGCCCGGTTCGCCCGAAGTCTCGGATGTGGAACGGCGAAATCG from Palleronia sp. LCG004 includes:
- a CDS encoding replication initiation protein — its product is MIEDIPRERLTGPLRRDAVKKHVAAIHVSGRLSLLQRKLSNVLLLNAYDMLGEQAVFQIDAKTLSLMVGYNSNDTETLKTALRGLAETIAEWDMLDEKGRQEWGVSSLLSFATLKEGVCSYAYSPALAEKLRDPKVFALINLNIQRRFTSGHALALYENCYRFVRTGSTGWWPLETFRRLMGVNDSAYYETFKHLNAKIIKPAVAEVNKTSNIVVTPETRKRGRAVTDIRFLIEKNPQLAILDLDDGTGTRNAPVYERLRAIGISDRLARQWIGEHGEAAVTTKLAYVEGQGGVRHPARYLAAALRDDYRTVPEDAETVPAPQEASARSRRLRRVSELVAARTPTQRDADKRLFMARLSPADRADFERHGWMSPICHEGICDFWSELVPDAFEDA
- a CDS encoding aspartate aminotransferase family protein, with translation MSALLKVQVNKRHKVVDRGKGVWLWDTEGKDYIDGSSGAMAANIGHGVEEVADAMSAQARKVAFAFTNQFTNAPAEELARRLADLAPGDLSQVFFVNSGSEASEHALRLSLQYWREQGRPGKTRFISRERSYHGMTMGALSLSGHDGRRADYGAYLHKMPGVPAAYAYRSDWGTLDPGAQGEAAARDWDRAILEAGAENVAAVILEPIVGAAGGALVPPEGYLRHVREICDRHDVLMIADEVITGMGRTGDWFACGHEGIVPDILTTAKGLSAGYAPMGAVILREHVAEALRTGSGASPYGHTFSGNPLGAATCLAVLDFMERHDVLGNVAARGREIEDGLRALAQRYPHMADVRGRGLLWGFEFVMDRETRTPPPAGFNATGRFVEACWEEGLVIYPAGVAPLNNACLVSPPLVITAEEVEELLARLDRALRVMETALADLADAVPS
- a CDS encoding SDR family oxidoreductase produces the protein MPTMIVTGGSRGIGAAVARLAARRGFDVCLGYARDQASADRVAADIRAQGRTALALQVDTGREDDILRLFAECDAALGAPDVVVNNAGITGRRGPVSETTDADLRRVMEVNLVGAFLVAREAIARMSTAKGGAGGSIVNISSRAAELGGAGEWVHYAASKAGMDIMTKGLAREVGPEGIRVNAVRPGLIDTEIHAAAGAPDRVEKLMPAVPMGRAGTADEVAEAVLWLVSDAASYVSGSLVDLGGGR
- a CDS encoding N,N-dimethylformamidase beta subunit family domain-containing protein, with the translated sequence MTSAVPPLSGYLDRLSARPGETLALKASSHEAGTVSARIVRIWNADLNPEGMGMRIEDAPGIAPMEFPARNQEVRLGSWGWAPVGGLFDRDRVTVELRVQPWLLRESASALLDLQDGGGESIWTLAIDEGGVTLGGIRAGFAPKRKVWYDLRVELDRAAGHARLQVAAIDGGQEASGEGALDWSPDDAGRLCLAARPGKSATGMLFNGRLEDIRVRDAGPGTALRAFWDFSVAMGSPGIVDTGPLGLHGRLVNLPARAVRGSRWDGTEMAFTHAPRQYAAIHFHEDDIHDCGWETDLEIALPEGMESGVYGVAMSQGGAEDIVPFFVAPPKGTRNARVCYLASTFTYVAYGNHARGNLDETMKARIEGWGTPRGPDEYPGFGTSTYNYHPDGTGHCFSSRLRPLLTMRPGFVTFAVHEGSGLRHFPADGHLVEWFRRKEIAVDVVTDHDLHREGLDLIAGYDVVLTGSHPEYHTTETLTALRDYTRQGGNLCYLGGNGFYWKIAVSEAWPGVVEIRRAEGGIRAWATEAGEGHNMLDGMYGGLWRRNGRAPQEVGAVGFSAQGLFEGSPYALTEAAGDPDHAWIFEGVDEDPLGDYGFSGGGAAGFELDRVDPALGTPEGTVVLARSFGHGPSFVPVPEEMLTHIATVTGEPPKDLVRAEIAHARLPGGGQIFATGSITFCGSLPWNDFDNGCSRMLENVVRRFGGL
- a CDS encoding pyridoxamine 5'-phosphate oxidase family protein, with protein sequence MTPRYARPRKPQGSTPETSAVNAILDTGLVAHVGFVSEDRPMVIPMAYARRGSTLYIHGASKARIARLAGVPVCLTVTMLTGIVAARSGFHHSVNYRSAVIHGTARHVEGDELDAALDAITDHLLPGRSGEIRPMTAQERKATGVVAIEIEHATAKSRSGPPKEDPADLGTGSWGGVLPVVTALGAGERDGDTPDDAPEPASLAAARRKFA
- a CDS encoding LacI family DNA-binding transcriptional regulator; the protein is MQKRITQRDVAAHARVSQAAVSRVMGGHGYVAGEVRERVLRAAEEIGYRPDPVARSLITGRSDIVAVVVGHVANPLFPQMLGTLTARLRAQGQRVLLFNAAPGQEIDELLPDALRYRLAGIVILAAELHSRAAAICAAAEVPAVFLHRYPEGGGVPAIACDGVAGGRAAVGELVRTGCRRIAYVGGSATSSPDRDRRRGFALGMEGAGIAPVACLDGAFTYDWGAEAMRMLMRSVPGIDGIFCGDDVIACGVMDAARHELGLGIPRDLSVIGFDDVPQAAWSSYDLTTIRQPLDAMIGRAIEVLGAAEPGARGVELVAGSLVRRASTRG
- a CDS encoding helix-turn-helix domain-containing GNAT family N-acetyltransferase, which produces MTFEPSRRIRRFNRAVTSALGLLDDAFLGRGRPLGVARVLNGIGRGHARVADLRAFLAIDSAALARHLRALEAEGLLSIAPDPVDARARIAFLTEAGEAEFAAYERLADDHARTLLDGRRDADAILAAMDLVATALGPAPRIETVAPDDPDAIRCLDAYYADLATRLGTGYDPALAGRVEVAALSPPMGAFLLARTDDLPVGCVAVKGTGGTTGEIKRLWVSPSARGQGLARRLMEGAEDAARALGLATLRLDSNSALTEAAALYRASGWHEIARYNDDPYPDLFFEKSL
- a CDS encoding PLP-dependent aminotransferase family protein; its protein translation is MTKPLSLPLICRPDREGEEPLAVQLYRDLLAAIRDGRLGQGHALPSSRAAAGELGLARSTVTVAYDLLRAEGAIEMRRGAAPRVVTAPVAPGPAVAMVPRAVSGRGARMARNPRRETGPAQGVMAPGEPDEGLFPADEWARALRRAARRRHGGAFAYAEPWGIAPLRRILSERLRADRGIAAEPDRIVVTTGTQGGLSLIARLMTEPGERAAIEDPGYLGARVAFEGAGLVPVPVPVDAEGIVVEAVPRDVRLVYLTPSNQYPTGVRLSHARRAALVRTARETGALILEDDYDSEFLWRGREIAALSAEAGGGEAIHFGSASKVLAPALRIGWMVVPGDLVDPVRAALRNQGLMANLHAQWALAEMMESGRYRAQARRIARAYEGRGRALCEALGPIGGLSVRPPDGGVQLAVRFDDGRSEEAAIHALGRGGFRPARLSAYCMEAGARGLVVGFADATPERIARFARILGTDG